Proteins co-encoded in one Ziziphus jujuba cultivar Dongzao chromosome 9, ASM3175591v1 genomic window:
- the LOC107426719 gene encoding uncharacterized protein LOC107426719 isoform X1, protein MQLNRSENLFDTMTNEVPGPPGRWIRQESTSVVANVGKNVHGKNVLIHTGEEFSREYVQDSVSGRRIPSGINTAQNHEKKVPSVAKARSHEKRVSAVTDMTQNHEKKVGYDCNQNHQLGYEDLARILGLRRMNSECASETSEFLSAKGSSREIEVDGYVDKLSRCNNEEGDNGHGSRKPCGELNCDTSGFGPTGPLNYKSDSHNCNNFSGSGVLDGSQSEKLKVLCSFGGKILPRPSDGKLRYVGGETRIISIRKNISWDELVKRTSSICNQPHSIKYQLPDEDLDALISVSSDEDLQNMIEEYHGLERLDGSQRLRIFLIPLGESESTTSFEAGTLQQSNPNYQYVAAVNGMADPSPRKNAGELNLASEASQPETKTSAFPVEIKSNFNALNPNPFLESQNINRSYNQSPPVTPILHQHGDSKIIHMLPHGDNSCQGSYESNSSFVSTQLHPENSSYKYPPAGASSSINYHYHDPYKLADVGYQDQPHGGNFNNLNLSKELATPLVVDQNDGDFGGLSLERPVQKERTFHSEKPSLRLEDPMGLLSECNDSVDSFRGIPHAFSDSKLQESGGKSVTAHCSQEGMSPSSPLNFAKAQLSLLLNSGVSQEKPTKLHENINIVNPWEQNKLVDDGSLEGHKILDLPNSSPCCEAVCRKEPTQKGTGNTDDKFQTSENNLFKSAFMMPNPCEKDSLTLETMKRTNAVDPLLDQEGKLYGGSLLTAGVEYKNKLPNKNPNPSFTNVSEDTIPTSSAMDFKPMVDNLVEHPINCRHEKTVPDLLGTSQIVSSDQNCALTGRLIDEPGNSDSGTADPEIPGLGPTVRRLSHNGNSLSDLMPGSSNDSFVPEPALVQPVASNMVHEEPLLLSSVNLHPLQPRGDPGINSNLQDQKPLQDAGFKREVSLLDDDFVGYPNSKVENIGFGGSSYEESNVADGKNKNQLESVVTVEDVTDVVLPGIQSSSTCTPYNMDETIGYVISPTATEVESVIPESESEDGKAYDEDNGPFTDAMIAEMEASIYGLQIIRNADLEELQELGSGTYGTVYHGKWRGTDVAIKRIKKSCFAGRSSEQERLTKDFWREAQILSNLHHPNVVAFYGVVPDGTGGTLATVTEYMVNGSLRHVLLKKDRSLDRRKKLIIAMDAAFGMEYLHSKNIVHFDLKCDNLLVNLRDPQRPICKVGDFGLSRIKRNTLVSGGVRGTLPWMAPELLNGSSNRVSEKVDVFSFGISMWEILTGEEPYANMHCGAIIGGIVKNTLRPPVPERCDPEWRKLMEQCWSPDPEIRPSFTEITNRLRTMSIALQAKGPSNQTRQMKPNMSS, encoded by the exons ATGCAGCTCAATAGGTCTGAGAACTTGTTTGATACCATGACCAATGAGGTTCCTGGTCCACCAGGACGTTGGATCAGGCAAGAATCTACCTCAGTTGTTGCAAATGTGGGGAAGAATGTACATGGTAAAAACGTCTTAATACACACAGGTGAGGAATTTTCCAGGGAGTATGTTCAGGATAGTGTTTCTGGGCGAAGAATTCCTTCTGGAATTAATACGGCTCAGAACCATGAAAAGAAAGTTCCTTCTGTTGCTAAAGCTAGGAGCCACGAAAAGAGAGTTTCTGCTGTAACTGATATGACTCAGAACCATGAAAAGAAAGTTGGATATGATTGTAATCAGAATCATCAGCTGGGATATGAGGATCTTGCTCGTATTCTGGGGTTAAGGAGGATGAATTCAGAGTGTGCTTCGGAAACATCTGAATTTCTCTCTGCAAAAGGATCTTCCAGAGAGATTGAAGTTGACGgttatgtagataaattaagCAGATGCAACAATGAAGAAGGAGATAATGGGCATGGATCAaggaagccttgtggtgaactaaATTGTGATACTTCTGGTTTTGGACCAACTGGTCCACTCAATTATAAATCTGATTCCCATAATTGCAACAACTTTAGTGGGTCAGGAGTTTTAGATGGTTCTCAATCTGAGAAGTTGAAAGTTCTCTGCAGTTTTGGTGGAAAAATTTTGCCTAGGCCCAGTGATGGGAAACTCAGATATGTTGGGGGAGAGACACGTATCATCTCAATCCGGAAAAATATCTCATGGGATGAGCTTGTGAAGAGAACGTCAAGTATTTGCAACCAACCTCATTCTATTAAGTACCAGCTTCCGGACGAGGATCTTGATGCTCTTATATCTGTGTCTTCTGATGAGGATCTTCAAAATATGATAGAGGAGTACCATGGGCTTGAAAGGCTTGATGGTTCTCAAAGACTACGGATCTTTTTGATTCCTTTAGGTGAATCTGAAAGCACAACTTCCTTTGAGGCAGGCACCTTACAGCAAAGCAATCCAAATTACCAATATGTTGCAGCTGTTAATGGTATGGCAGATCCTAGTCCTAGGAAAAATGCTGGAGAGCTGAATTTAGCAAGTGAAGCAAGTCAACCGGAAACTAAGACATCTGCATTTCCTGTGGAGATTAAGAGTAACTTTAATGCCTTGAATCCTAACCCATTTTTAGAATCCCAGAATATAAACAGATCTTATAATCAGTCTCCTCCTGTTACTCCAATTCTGCATCAGCATGGAGATTCCAAGATTATTCACATGCTACCACATGGTGATAACTCATGCCAGGGTAGTTATGAGAGCAACTCTTCTTTTGTTTCTACTCAGCTACATCCTGAGAACTCCAGTTACAAATACCCTCCAGCTGGGGCATCAAGTTCAATAAATTACCATTATCATGACCCTTATAAGCTTGCTGACGTTGGATATCAAGATCAGCCACATGGTGGAAATTTCAATAACCTCAATCTGAGCAAAGAGTTGGCAACTCCTTTGGTTGTCGATCAAAATGATGGTGATTTTGGTGGACTCTCCCTTGAGAGGCCAGTGCAAAAGGAAAGGACATTTCATTCTGAAAAGCCTAGTTTGCGTCTGGAAGATCCTATGGGTCTGTTGTCGGAATGTAATGACTCTGTTGATTCTTTCCGGGGCATACCACATGCATTTTCTGACTCCAAATTGCAAGAAAGTGGAGGGAAGTCTGTAACTGCACACTGTTCACAAGAAGGAATGAGCCCATCATCCCCCTTGAACTTTGCAAAGGCTCAATTGTCTTTGCTGCTGAACTCAGGTGTCTCACAAGAAAAGCCAACCAAACTGCATGAGAATATCAATATCGTCAATCCCTGGGAGCAAAATAAGTTAGTAGATGATGGGTCACTTGAAGGGCACAAAATACTGGATCTCCCAAATTCTTCTCCATGTTGCGAAGCAGTGTGCAGGAAGGAACCTACTCAAAAGGGTACTGGTAATACTGATGACAAGTTTCAAACTTCTGAAAATAATCTCTTTAAATCTGCGTTTATGATGCCTAATCCATGTGAGAAAGATTCTTTGACTTTGGAAACAATGAAGAGAACCAATGCAGTAGACCCTCTATTGGACCAAGAAGGAAAGCTTTATGGAGGGAGTTTGCTTACCGCAGGTGTGGAATACAAGAACAAATTGCCTAATAAAAACCCAAATCCATCTTTTACAAATGTCTCTGAAGATACAATACCTACATCCTCAGCCATGGATTTCAAACCTATGGTAGATAACTTGGTCGAGCATCCTATTAACTGTCGACATGAAAAAACTGTCCCTGATCTATTGGGCACAAGCCAAATAGTTTCCAGTGATCAGAATTGTGCTCTGACTGGGAGATTGATTGATGAACCAGGAAACAGTGACTCAGGTACCGCAGATCCAGAAATTCCAGGCTTAGGTCCGACTGTGAGAAGGCTCTCACACAATGGAAATTCTTTGTCTGATCTAATGCCTGGGTCGTCCAATGATTCATTTGTCCCTGAACCTGCACTGGTTCAGCCTGTTGCTAGTAATATGGTTCATGAAGAACCCTTGCTATTAAGCTCTGTAAATTTGCATCCATTGCAACCTCGTGGTGATCCTGGTATAAACTCAAATTTGCAAGACCAGAAACCGTTGCAAGATGCTGGGTTTAAGCGAGAGGTTTCTCTCCTTGATGATGATTTTGTTGGCTATCCAAATTCAAAGGTTGAGAATATTGGCTTTGGAGGATCCAGTTATGAAGAATCTAATGTTGCagatggtaaaaataaaaatcagttgGAGTCAGTGGTTACTGTGGAGGATGTGACTGATGTTGTTCTTCCTGGCATTCAGTCTTCATCCACATGTACTCCATATAACATGGATGAAACCATTGGTTATGTTATATCCCCTACTGCAACAGAAGTGGAAAGCGTCATTCCCGAGTCTGAGTCGGAG GATGGTAAAGCATATGATGAGGACAATGGACCATTTACTGATGCAATGATAGCTGAGATGGAAGCCAGCATCTATGGCTTGCAG ATTATAAGGAATGCTGACCTTGAAGAACTTCAGGAGTTAGGATCTGGTACATATGGAACTGTTTATCATGGAAAATGGCGAGGAACAGATGTTGCCATAAAGAGAATTAAAAAGAGCTGCTTTGCAGGGAGATCATCTGAGCAAGAACGGTTG ACGAAAGACTTCTGGAGAGAAGCACAGATCCTCTCAAATCTTCATCACCCAAATGTGGTTGCATTTTATGGGGTAGTACCTGATGGAACTGGAGGAACGTTGGCAACAGTAACTGAATATATGGTGAACGGATCACTTAGGCATGTCCTACTTAAGAAGGATAG ATCGCTTGACCGTCGAAAAAAgcttattattgccatggatgCGGCCTTTGGCATGGAATACTTGCATTCAAAGAATATTGTCCATTTTGATTTGAAATGTGATAACTTATTAGTCAATTTGAGGGATCCACAAAGGCCTATATGCAAg GTTGGAGATTTCGGATTATCAAGAATTAAACGAAACACTCTAGTATCAGGTGGCGTGAGAGGAACACTTCCATGGATGGCACCAGAACTGTTGAATGGTAGTAGCAACCGGGTTTCTGAGAAG gtTGATGTTTTCTCATTTGGGATTTCAATGTGGGAAATCTTGACTGGGGAGGAACCCTATGCGAATATGCATTGTGGTGCCATCATTG GGGGAATTGTGAAAAACACTCTTCGACCTCCTGTCCCGGAACGCTGTGATCCTGAGTGGAGGAAGCTGATGGAACAATGCTGGTCACCTGATCCTGAAATCCGACCATCATTTACTGAAATAACTAATAGGCTGCGAACTATGTCTATTGCGCTTCAGGCAAAAGGACCTAGTAATCAGACAAGACAGATGAAGCCTAACATGTCCTCGTAA
- the LOC107426719 gene encoding uncharacterized protein LOC107426719 isoform X2 — protein sequence MQLNRSENLFDTMTNEVPGPPGRWIRQESTSVVANVGKNVHGKNVLIHTGEEFSREYVQDSVSGRRIPSGINTAQNHEKKVPSVAKARSHEKRVSAVTDMTQNHEKKVGYDCNQNHQLGYEDLARILGLRRMNSECASETSEFLSAKGSSREIEVDGYVDKLSRCNNEEGDNGHGSRKPCGELNCDTSGFGPTGPLNYKSDSHNCNNFSGSGVLDGSQSEKLKVLCSFGGKILPRPSDGKLRYVGGETRIISIRKNISWDELVKRTSSICNQPHSIKYQLPDEDLDALISVSSDEDLQNMIEEYHGLERLDGSQRLRIFLIPLGESESTTSFEAGTLQQSNPNYQYVAAVNGMADPSPRKNAGELNLASEASQPETKTSAFPVEIKSNFNALNPNPFLESQNINRSYNQSPPVTPILHQHGDSKIIHMLPHGDNSCQGSYESNSSFVSTQLHPENSSYKYPPAGASSSINYHYHDPYKLADVGYQDQPHGGNFNNLNLSKELATPLVVDQNDGDFGGLSLERPVQKERTFHSEKPSLRLEDPMGLLSECNDSVDSFRGIPHAFSDSKLQESGGKSVTAHCSQEGMSPSSPLNFAKAQLSLLLNSGVSQEKPTKLHENINIVNPWEQNKLVDDGSLEGHKILDLPNSSPCCEAVCRKEPTQKGTGNTDDKFQTSENNLFKSAFMMPNPCEKDSLTLETMKRTNAVDPLLDQEGKLYGGSLLTAGVEYKNKLPNKNPNPSFTNVSEDTIPTSSAMDFKPMVDNLVEHPINCRHEKTVPDLLGTSQIVSSDQNCALTGRLIDEPGNSDSGTADPEIPGLGPTVRRLSHNGNSLSDLMPGSSNDSFVPEPALVQPVASNMVHEEPLLLSSVNLHPLQPRGDPGINSNLQDQKPLQDAGFKREVSLLDDDFVGYPNSKVENIGFGGSSYEESNVADGKNKNQLESVVTVEDVTDVVLPGIQSSSTCTPYNMDETIGYVISPTATEVESVIPESESEDGKAYDEDNGPFTDAMIAEMEASIYGLQIIRNADLEELQELGSGTYGTVYHGKWRGTDVAIKRIKKSCFAGRSSEQERLTKDFWREAQILSNLHHPNVVAFYGVVPDGTGGTLATVTEYMVNGSLRHVLLKKDRSLDRRKKLIIAMDAAFGMEYLHSKNIVHFDLKCDNLLVNLRDPQRPICKFLSST from the exons ATGCAGCTCAATAGGTCTGAGAACTTGTTTGATACCATGACCAATGAGGTTCCTGGTCCACCAGGACGTTGGATCAGGCAAGAATCTACCTCAGTTGTTGCAAATGTGGGGAAGAATGTACATGGTAAAAACGTCTTAATACACACAGGTGAGGAATTTTCCAGGGAGTATGTTCAGGATAGTGTTTCTGGGCGAAGAATTCCTTCTGGAATTAATACGGCTCAGAACCATGAAAAGAAAGTTCCTTCTGTTGCTAAAGCTAGGAGCCACGAAAAGAGAGTTTCTGCTGTAACTGATATGACTCAGAACCATGAAAAGAAAGTTGGATATGATTGTAATCAGAATCATCAGCTGGGATATGAGGATCTTGCTCGTATTCTGGGGTTAAGGAGGATGAATTCAGAGTGTGCTTCGGAAACATCTGAATTTCTCTCTGCAAAAGGATCTTCCAGAGAGATTGAAGTTGACGgttatgtagataaattaagCAGATGCAACAATGAAGAAGGAGATAATGGGCATGGATCAaggaagccttgtggtgaactaaATTGTGATACTTCTGGTTTTGGACCAACTGGTCCACTCAATTATAAATCTGATTCCCATAATTGCAACAACTTTAGTGGGTCAGGAGTTTTAGATGGTTCTCAATCTGAGAAGTTGAAAGTTCTCTGCAGTTTTGGTGGAAAAATTTTGCCTAGGCCCAGTGATGGGAAACTCAGATATGTTGGGGGAGAGACACGTATCATCTCAATCCGGAAAAATATCTCATGGGATGAGCTTGTGAAGAGAACGTCAAGTATTTGCAACCAACCTCATTCTATTAAGTACCAGCTTCCGGACGAGGATCTTGATGCTCTTATATCTGTGTCTTCTGATGAGGATCTTCAAAATATGATAGAGGAGTACCATGGGCTTGAAAGGCTTGATGGTTCTCAAAGACTACGGATCTTTTTGATTCCTTTAGGTGAATCTGAAAGCACAACTTCCTTTGAGGCAGGCACCTTACAGCAAAGCAATCCAAATTACCAATATGTTGCAGCTGTTAATGGTATGGCAGATCCTAGTCCTAGGAAAAATGCTGGAGAGCTGAATTTAGCAAGTGAAGCAAGTCAACCGGAAACTAAGACATCTGCATTTCCTGTGGAGATTAAGAGTAACTTTAATGCCTTGAATCCTAACCCATTTTTAGAATCCCAGAATATAAACAGATCTTATAATCAGTCTCCTCCTGTTACTCCAATTCTGCATCAGCATGGAGATTCCAAGATTATTCACATGCTACCACATGGTGATAACTCATGCCAGGGTAGTTATGAGAGCAACTCTTCTTTTGTTTCTACTCAGCTACATCCTGAGAACTCCAGTTACAAATACCCTCCAGCTGGGGCATCAAGTTCAATAAATTACCATTATCATGACCCTTATAAGCTTGCTGACGTTGGATATCAAGATCAGCCACATGGTGGAAATTTCAATAACCTCAATCTGAGCAAAGAGTTGGCAACTCCTTTGGTTGTCGATCAAAATGATGGTGATTTTGGTGGACTCTCCCTTGAGAGGCCAGTGCAAAAGGAAAGGACATTTCATTCTGAAAAGCCTAGTTTGCGTCTGGAAGATCCTATGGGTCTGTTGTCGGAATGTAATGACTCTGTTGATTCTTTCCGGGGCATACCACATGCATTTTCTGACTCCAAATTGCAAGAAAGTGGAGGGAAGTCTGTAACTGCACACTGTTCACAAGAAGGAATGAGCCCATCATCCCCCTTGAACTTTGCAAAGGCTCAATTGTCTTTGCTGCTGAACTCAGGTGTCTCACAAGAAAAGCCAACCAAACTGCATGAGAATATCAATATCGTCAATCCCTGGGAGCAAAATAAGTTAGTAGATGATGGGTCACTTGAAGGGCACAAAATACTGGATCTCCCAAATTCTTCTCCATGTTGCGAAGCAGTGTGCAGGAAGGAACCTACTCAAAAGGGTACTGGTAATACTGATGACAAGTTTCAAACTTCTGAAAATAATCTCTTTAAATCTGCGTTTATGATGCCTAATCCATGTGAGAAAGATTCTTTGACTTTGGAAACAATGAAGAGAACCAATGCAGTAGACCCTCTATTGGACCAAGAAGGAAAGCTTTATGGAGGGAGTTTGCTTACCGCAGGTGTGGAATACAAGAACAAATTGCCTAATAAAAACCCAAATCCATCTTTTACAAATGTCTCTGAAGATACAATACCTACATCCTCAGCCATGGATTTCAAACCTATGGTAGATAACTTGGTCGAGCATCCTATTAACTGTCGACATGAAAAAACTGTCCCTGATCTATTGGGCACAAGCCAAATAGTTTCCAGTGATCAGAATTGTGCTCTGACTGGGAGATTGATTGATGAACCAGGAAACAGTGACTCAGGTACCGCAGATCCAGAAATTCCAGGCTTAGGTCCGACTGTGAGAAGGCTCTCACACAATGGAAATTCTTTGTCTGATCTAATGCCTGGGTCGTCCAATGATTCATTTGTCCCTGAACCTGCACTGGTTCAGCCTGTTGCTAGTAATATGGTTCATGAAGAACCCTTGCTATTAAGCTCTGTAAATTTGCATCCATTGCAACCTCGTGGTGATCCTGGTATAAACTCAAATTTGCAAGACCAGAAACCGTTGCAAGATGCTGGGTTTAAGCGAGAGGTTTCTCTCCTTGATGATGATTTTGTTGGCTATCCAAATTCAAAGGTTGAGAATATTGGCTTTGGAGGATCCAGTTATGAAGAATCTAATGTTGCagatggtaaaaataaaaatcagttgGAGTCAGTGGTTACTGTGGAGGATGTGACTGATGTTGTTCTTCCTGGCATTCAGTCTTCATCCACATGTACTCCATATAACATGGATGAAACCATTGGTTATGTTATATCCCCTACTGCAACAGAAGTGGAAAGCGTCATTCCCGAGTCTGAGTCGGAG GATGGTAAAGCATATGATGAGGACAATGGACCATTTACTGATGCAATGATAGCTGAGATGGAAGCCAGCATCTATGGCTTGCAG ATTATAAGGAATGCTGACCTTGAAGAACTTCAGGAGTTAGGATCTGGTACATATGGAACTGTTTATCATGGAAAATGGCGAGGAACAGATGTTGCCATAAAGAGAATTAAAAAGAGCTGCTTTGCAGGGAGATCATCTGAGCAAGAACGGTTG ACGAAAGACTTCTGGAGAGAAGCACAGATCCTCTCAAATCTTCATCACCCAAATGTGGTTGCATTTTATGGGGTAGTACCTGATGGAACTGGAGGAACGTTGGCAACAGTAACTGAATATATGGTGAACGGATCACTTAGGCATGTCCTACTTAAGAAGGATAG ATCGCTTGACCGTCGAAAAAAgcttattattgccatggatgCGGCCTTTGGCATGGAATACTTGCATTCAAAGAATATTGTCCATTTTGATTTGAAATGTGATAACTTATTAGTCAATTTGAGGGATCCACAAAGGCCTATATGCAAg TTCCTATCCTCGACATAA
- the LOC107426721 gene encoding 3-ketoacyl CoA thiolase 1, peroxisomal isoform X1, with the protein MGENGARKTIHHFHIEMEKALNRQRVLLQHLKPISSSQTYESATLSASTCAAGDLAAYHRTAASGDDVVIVAACRTAICKSKRGGFKDTPPDDLLAPVLKAVIKKTNLDPSEVGDIVVGTVLAPGSLRAIECRMAAIYAGFPDTVPIRTVNRQCSSGLQAVADVAAYIKAGFYEIGIGAGLECMSIDKMGTVTPASQKIDIFEQARDCLLPMGMTSENVAERYGVTRQEQDQAAVESHRRAAAARASGKFKDEIIPVSTKIVDPKTGEVKPIIVLEDDGIRPSTNLADLGKLKPAFKKGGSTTAGNASQVSDGAGAVLVMKRSLALQKGLPILGVLRSFCAVGVDPAVMGIGPAVAIPAAVKSAGLELDDIDLFEINEAFASQYVYCCKKLALDTEKVNVNGGAMALGHPLGATGARCVSTLLNEMKRRGKDCRFGVISMCIGSGMGAAAVFERGDYVDELCNAKTTNTTKLLSKDAL; encoded by the exons ATGGG AGAAAACGGAGCCAGAAAGACCATACACCATTTTCACATAGAGATGGAGAAAGCATTGAATAGACAGAGAGTTCTGCTTCAACACTTGAAACCCATTTCTTCTTCTCAAACCTATGAATCTGCTACTCTCTCT GCTTCGACATGTGCAGCTGGTGACCTTGCTGCATACCATCGTACAGCTGCTTCTGGAGACGACGTTGTGATTGTCGC GGCATGCCGAACCGCCATTTGCAAATCCAAGAGAGGAGGTTTTAAAGATACTCCGCCTGATGATTTGTTAGCACCTGTTTTAAAG GCAgtgataaagaaaacaaatttggaCCCAAGTGAAGTAGGCGATATAGTTGTTGGTACAGTTTTGGCTCCTGGCTCTCTAAGAGCAATAGAGTGCAGGATGGCTGCAATTTATGCTGGTTTCCCTG ATACGGTACCCATCAGAACTGTCAACCGGCAATGCTCATCTGGCCTTCAGGCAGTGGCTGATGTTGCTGCTTATATAAAAGCAggattttatgaaattg GTATTGGAGCCGGATTGGAGTGCATGTCAATTGACAAAATGGGCACTGTAACCCCAGCTAGCCAAAAA ATAGACATCTTTGAACAAGCCCGCGATTGTCTTCTTCCAATGGGAATGACTTCTGAAAATGTTGCAGAGCGTTATGGTGTGACAAGGCAGGAGCAAGACCAAGCTGCT GTTGAATCTCATAGGCGTGCTGCTGCAGCAAGGGCGTCTGGTAAATTCAAGGATGAGATTATCCCTGTCTCTACTAAG ATTGTGGACCCAAAAACTGGAGAGGTGAAGCCTATTATCGTTTTGGAGGATGATGGAATCCGGCCAAGCACAAACTTGGCTGATTTGGGAAAACTGAAGCCTGCATTCAAAAAGGGTGGATCTACAACCGCAG GGAATGCTAGCCAGGTGAGTGATGGTGCTGGTGCAGTCCTTGTCATGAAAAGAAGTCTGGCTTTGCAGAAGGGACTTCCTATTCTTGGTGTGCTCAG GAGTTTCTGTGCTGTTGGGGTGGATCCTGCTGTCATGGGCATAGGTCCAGCTGTTGCAATTCCTGCTGCAGTAAAGTCTGCTGGTCTTGAGCTCGACGATATTGATTTATTTGAGATTAATGAG GCATTTGCATCTCAATATGTATACTGCTGTAAGAAACTGGCGCTTGATACTGAGAAAGTCAATGTCAATGGAGGTGCCATGGCTCTTGGCCATCCTTTAGGTGCTACAG GTGCTCGATGTGTTTCGACCCTATTGAATGAGATGAAGCGCCGAGGCAAGGATTGTCGATTCGGTGTGATCTCCATGTGCATAG GTTCTGGCATGGGTGCTGCGGCTGTTTTTGAAAGAGGGGACTATGTTGATGAGCTTTGCAATGCTAAGACCACCAATACCACCAAGCTTTTGTCCAAGGATGCTCTTTAG
- the LOC107426721 gene encoding 3-ketoacyl CoA thiolase 1, peroxisomal isoform X2 → MEKALNRQRVLLQHLKPISSSQTYESATLSASTCAAGDLAAYHRTAASGDDVVIVAACRTAICKSKRGGFKDTPPDDLLAPVLKAVIKKTNLDPSEVGDIVVGTVLAPGSLRAIECRMAAIYAGFPDTVPIRTVNRQCSSGLQAVADVAAYIKAGFYEIGIGAGLECMSIDKMGTVTPASQKIDIFEQARDCLLPMGMTSENVAERYGVTRQEQDQAAVESHRRAAAARASGKFKDEIIPVSTKIVDPKTGEVKPIIVLEDDGIRPSTNLADLGKLKPAFKKGGSTTAGNASQVSDGAGAVLVMKRSLALQKGLPILGVLRSFCAVGVDPAVMGIGPAVAIPAAVKSAGLELDDIDLFEINEAFASQYVYCCKKLALDTEKVNVNGGAMALGHPLGATGARCVSTLLNEMKRRGKDCRFGVISMCIGSGMGAAAVFERGDYVDELCNAKTTNTTKLLSKDAL, encoded by the exons ATGGAGAAAGCATTGAATAGACAGAGAGTTCTGCTTCAACACTTGAAACCCATTTCTTCTTCTCAAACCTATGAATCTGCTACTCTCTCT GCTTCGACATGTGCAGCTGGTGACCTTGCTGCATACCATCGTACAGCTGCTTCTGGAGACGACGTTGTGATTGTCGC GGCATGCCGAACCGCCATTTGCAAATCCAAGAGAGGAGGTTTTAAAGATACTCCGCCTGATGATTTGTTAGCACCTGTTTTAAAG GCAgtgataaagaaaacaaatttggaCCCAAGTGAAGTAGGCGATATAGTTGTTGGTACAGTTTTGGCTCCTGGCTCTCTAAGAGCAATAGAGTGCAGGATGGCTGCAATTTATGCTGGTTTCCCTG ATACGGTACCCATCAGAACTGTCAACCGGCAATGCTCATCTGGCCTTCAGGCAGTGGCTGATGTTGCTGCTTATATAAAAGCAggattttatgaaattg GTATTGGAGCCGGATTGGAGTGCATGTCAATTGACAAAATGGGCACTGTAACCCCAGCTAGCCAAAAA ATAGACATCTTTGAACAAGCCCGCGATTGTCTTCTTCCAATGGGAATGACTTCTGAAAATGTTGCAGAGCGTTATGGTGTGACAAGGCAGGAGCAAGACCAAGCTGCT GTTGAATCTCATAGGCGTGCTGCTGCAGCAAGGGCGTCTGGTAAATTCAAGGATGAGATTATCCCTGTCTCTACTAAG ATTGTGGACCCAAAAACTGGAGAGGTGAAGCCTATTATCGTTTTGGAGGATGATGGAATCCGGCCAAGCACAAACTTGGCTGATTTGGGAAAACTGAAGCCTGCATTCAAAAAGGGTGGATCTACAACCGCAG GGAATGCTAGCCAGGTGAGTGATGGTGCTGGTGCAGTCCTTGTCATGAAAAGAAGTCTGGCTTTGCAGAAGGGACTTCCTATTCTTGGTGTGCTCAG GAGTTTCTGTGCTGTTGGGGTGGATCCTGCTGTCATGGGCATAGGTCCAGCTGTTGCAATTCCTGCTGCAGTAAAGTCTGCTGGTCTTGAGCTCGACGATATTGATTTATTTGAGATTAATGAG GCATTTGCATCTCAATATGTATACTGCTGTAAGAAACTGGCGCTTGATACTGAGAAAGTCAATGTCAATGGAGGTGCCATGGCTCTTGGCCATCCTTTAGGTGCTACAG GTGCTCGATGTGTTTCGACCCTATTGAATGAGATGAAGCGCCGAGGCAAGGATTGTCGATTCGGTGTGATCTCCATGTGCATAG GTTCTGGCATGGGTGCTGCGGCTGTTTTTGAAAGAGGGGACTATGTTGATGAGCTTTGCAATGCTAAGACCACCAATACCACCAAGCTTTTGTCCAAGGATGCTCTTTAG